One genomic window of Coffea eugenioides isolate CCC68of chromosome 1, Ceug_1.0, whole genome shotgun sequence includes the following:
- the LOC113748962 gene encoding 60S ribosomal protein L22-2-like, with translation MSRVAGAAGAKGGKKKGATFVIDCGKPVEDKIMEIASLEKFLQERIKVGGKAGALGDSVTVSRDKSKITVTSDSAFSKRYLKYLTKKYLKKHNVRDWLRVIASNKERNVYELRYFNIAEGEGEEED, from the exons ATGAGCAGAGTTGCAGGAGCAGCTGGAGCCAAAGGCGGGAAGAAAAAGGGGGCCACCTTCGTTATCGATTGCGGGAAGCCAGTCGAAGACAAGATCATGGAAATTGCGTCTCTGGAGAAATTCCTTCAGGAGAGAATTAAGGTCGGCGGCAAAGCCGGAGCCCTTGGCGACTCTGTCACCGTCAGCCGTGACAAGAGCAAGATTACCGTCACCTCTGACTCCGCCTTCTCCAAGAG GTATCTCAAGTACTTGACAAAGAAATACCTGAAGAAGCACAATGTGAGGGATTGGCTTCGGGTGATTGCTTCTAACAAAGAGCGAAATGTTTACGAGCTGCGATACTTTAACATTGCCGAGGGTGAGGGCGAGGAAGAAGATTGA